Genomic DNA from Paenibacillus sp. MBLB1832:
GGAAAGATTATCGATGGGTCTACCATGGTTCCCCTGCGATTGATAAGCGAAACACTTGGAAATCTCGTGAAATGGCATGAATATTCCCGTTCGATTACAATATCATCCGTACATACCTTTGAAACTACAATTCAATATGGCGTGAACTTACGTGATGCACCTGACAAGAATACCACTACCCATATCCTTCAAATGTTGCCGAAAAGCGATAAAATTCATGTCATCCGTGACATCAATGCGAATTGGCTGGAGGTGCAGACCAAAGATGGAATCATTGGTTTTATTTCTGCCGATCCGATGTATTCTGATTTCAAGAGCTCAACAGAGGCCGAGAAGCAAGCAGATGCATTGATCGCCTTTGGTTCCAAATTTCTTGGAATCCCCTATGAGTTCGGCGCCGCAGTTGGACAAACGTACACATTCGATTGCTCTTCTTTCGTAAAATATGTATTTAACGAAGTATTCTCGATCGAATTGCCACGTTCCTCCTACGATCAAGCGCTGAAAGGAAAAGAAGTAAGCATAAACGAGCTCCGTAAAGGCGATTTACTGTTCTTTCGTGCTCGTGGCCTAGACATTGGTCATGTTGCCATGTATGCGGGAAACGGCCAGCTTCTTCATACTTATTCGAAAGAGCTTG
This window encodes:
- a CDS encoding stalk domain-containing protein yields the protein MKKTKLALTSVTLAMTFTALLYTSPLHAESTPSPSVYLDGHELNFQSPPVIENGYSLVPMRALFEAEGATVTWEESTRTVTAMKDDTVFTYRIGENVAHKNQEVLELPLPGKIIDGSTMVPLRLISETLGNLVKWHEYSRSITISSVHTFETTIQYGVNLRDAPDKNTTTHILQMLPKSDKIHVIRDINANWLEVQTKDGIIGFISADPMYSDFKSSTEAEKQADALIAFGSKFLGIPYEFGAAVGQTYTFDCSSFVKYVFNEVFSIELPRSSYDQALKGKEVSINELRKGDLLFFRARGLDIGHVAMYAGNGQLLHTYSKELGVHFEAFDDSWKKRFVVAKRLF